AAGAGCCAATGTACAAAGATTTGGATACATATATCGTCATCAATGGTCCGTCCAACGACAGTGAGATGGCTGATGTTCCGGTAGAGCGTCGTCGTGCGCATCAGAGTGTGATGCAAGAATTACATGACTACCTAACCAACAATGTGCGCTGGACACTGCTCAACTACCCGACCACGGGTTTGGCGCAAAATGCCAACATGTCTACCGTTGCTTTTGAGGATTTCTATTTTGACGTATGCTCTGTTGACTATAAAAAGATGCACGAAGCCTTTTTGCCTTTGCAGCAATTGATGGATCGTACAGACAAAGTGCGTCTCGTGGGACCAGGGACGGATCTTCAATTCTCGATCAAGGACATTCCGAGTGTCATCTGCTCCGGGCTGCGCAATATTCCAGACGGTGAGATTTTTACAGCTCCTGTGCGTGACTCTGTGAATGGAACCATTACGTACAACACAGCAACAAGCTACATGGGCACGAAATTCGAAAATGTCTGCCTGAAGTTTGTAGACGGAAAAATCGTCGAAGCAACTTCTAACAATACCAAGAGACTCAACGAAATTTTCGATACAGACGAAGGAGCGCGCTTCATTGGTGAATTCGCGATTGGCGTACATCCGTACATCCTGCATCCCATGAATGATATCTTGTTTGATGAAAAAATTGCCGGCAGTTTCCACTTCACACCGGGTCGTGCATACGACAATGCAGATAACGGCAACCGCAGCCAAATCCACTGGGATATGGTAAATATCCAGCGTCCTGAGTACGGCGGCGGAGAAATCTGGTTTGATGATGTGCTTATTCGCAAAGACGGTCTGTTCGTTTTGCCAGAGCTGCAAGGACTCAATCCGGAAAACTTAAAAGGGTAAAGCGAAATGTCAGGGTCATCATGCTTAGCGTGGTGGCTTTTTTGTTTTATAACGTAGCTGTCGGTGAGGGAAGAAGCGCATTTCCAGTCTACGCTTCGGCCTACGCCCCGCAAGGAGGGATTGACTGTCCGCTCCGGAATAAATGGCGGGAGCGCTTCAAACGTAGAAGTTTCGAGGAAGGGTTTCATAAGTGAAGCTGAAAACCCCCGCCATTTATTCCTACGCTGAGTTGGGCTCCAGAGGCGCTTGGACTGGAAATGCGCTTCTTCCTACGGGGCTTTTGCCTACTTCTCGAAAGTTCTGTTATTTATCATGTAAACCTCGTCGAATAACAACCAAAACGTTCTAAAAGCACGAAGTAATCACAAGCTGTACGCAAGCACTGTCACATGTCTGGAAGGAGACCGCCCGAACGAAGAGAGGATACAGGCGACTGGAAGACATGTGGCAGGGCTTCCCCAACGACAAACGTTGGACGACTACAAACGAGCATCTCAAGCATCCTTTTGCTACAATAAGAAAAAAGCATGGAACAGAGGGATTAGACGTGAGCCGCAAAGACTGGATCGAATATATCGTCAGTGAACAAGACACGGGAATGAACGTGGAACAAATCGTCCGGCAAAAGCTCAACGTGTCCGGTCGTATGATGCAGCGGCTGACGAGAAGCAAGGGGATATTGCTCAATCGCAAGCAGCCTTTCCTGCAAAGACAAGTAAAAGCAGGAGATACAATTGCTGTTCGTGTCATCGAGAGACAAGAGCAAGCGCCTAGGCAGCCCCAGCATGATACGAAGCCCGAGGGACCGATCACACCAATGCCGTCCATTGACATTCTGTACGAAGACGATCATCTCCTGATTGCAAACAAACCGGCAGGCATGATGGTGCATCCAATTAAACAGGAGACCGACACATTGGTACATGCACTCGCTGCCGTACTGGCGGCACGTGGTGAGCAGACGAGCGTACATCCTGTGCATCGGCTAGATAAAGAGACATCAGGAGCTATCCTCGTAGCCAAAAGCAGCTATGGTCATCAATTGGCTGACAAGCTGCTGCGCGAAGGGGGCATTCATCGCGAGTATCTTGCGGTTGCCAGTGGCGTTCTGTCAGAGGGAGCTGGAACGATTGATGCGCCAATCGGCCGAGATCCGCGTCATCCGACGAAGCGCCGTGTCGTGGAGAGTGGAGATCCTGCCATCACGCATTACGAGGTACAACAGACCTCCGAGGGAATGACGCTCGCTCGTGTTTGGCTGGAAACGGGGCGTACCCATCAAATTCGCGTTCACTTTGCCCACATTGGACACCCACTTGCTGGCGATACGATGTACGGAGGAGCGAGAGGCTTGTTACGCCGACAGGCTCTGCATGCTTCGAAATTGTCCTTTTTACATCCGCTTCTCGAAAAAGAGATTGTGGTCGAGGCACCGATACCATCAGATATGAAACGCTTGATGCAAGCAGAGTTTAAATAAGAACGGACAGAAGGGCTTCTATGACAGAAGTCCTTTTTTATGTGAAAAGTCCTCCAAGTGTCAAACAATCTGCAGTTGAATAACGTAACAGTGTTATGTTACATTGTTTTTGGAGGTGCTTCACTTGGACACGAATGTAATCTCGAAGAAGGACCTGCTGGAGCTTACTGGCATTTCCTACGGACAATTGTACCGTTGGAAACGAAAGAACTTGATTCCAGAGGAGTGGTTCATTCGCCGAGCAACTTTTACAGGGCAAGAAACCTTTTTCCCGCGGGAACAGATTTTGGCTCGAATCGACAAGATCCTGAACATGAAAGACGACCTGTCGCTGGATGAAATGGCGGACATGTTTTCACCAAGCATGAGTGGAACGTCGTTGACCGCAGATGAATTATTGGCACGAAACATTGTTTCGACTACTTCTTTAGAAGTGTTTCACGTTTTTCTCGGGAGCTTACGGACCTTTACCTTCCAGCAGGCATTATACGCCTATGTGTTAGAAAAGCTTTTGGCCGCAGGAGACTTAAGTGTGGATGAAGGCGGCGGATTGCTGCAGGTACTGGTTGGGCACTATCCCAAATTCGAAAGGAAGCCTTGTGAGCTGATCTTTATGCGCAAGATGGGGATTTCCACGTTCGTGTTGGTGTCTGGCTCTACCGAAATGTATTTTGATAGCGGTGTAAAGGTAGTGACGCGGCTCATTTTAGCCAATTGCATCGAGGAATTAAAAGTAAAATTTTTGTAGGGGGAGGCCATACCATGCAGAACGACAATAAGAACAAGCTAGATTTGATCTTTCATGGGGCAGTGAATGCTTCGGGTGGTGTATACAACAAAGTAGATGTGCAAGGTTACGGTAAGATCAATGGCGACGTAGAGTGCGAGTCGCTTCATTGTGCGGGACATGTCAGTATCACGGGAAATCTCATCGGCTCTTCGGCAAGAGTAGAGGGCAACGCGTCGATTAAAGGCAAAGTGAAAATGGATACGATGTCTGTATACGGTCAGCTTGATGTTGCGGACGATTTGAATTTTACGAGTCTAAAAGTAGGTGGCAATGTCAAAGTACAGGGCAATATGGCAGGCGAGGACGTAAAGGTTCACGGATCATTGAAAACCGCAGGGGATTGCGAAGCCGAAGTGTTCCGGGCAAACGGTGCGTTTAGTATCGGAGGGCTGCTGAATGCGGGGCGAATCGAGGTGCTTCTGCATGGCAACTGTGAGGCAAAAGAAATGGGCGGAGAGCACATCGAGGTGCGAAGAACAGGGAATAGCACCTTGGGCAAGTTGTTGAAGCATTTTCTCAACAATACCTTGTCCGTAGAGACGATCGAAGGTGACGAAATCTACCTGGAAAACACAAAGGCCAAGGTCGTTCGCGGCAACAAGGTCGAGATTGGGCCAGACTGCGAAATCGACCTGGTCGAATACAGCACAG
The window above is part of the Brevibacillus antibioticus genome. Proteins encoded here:
- a CDS encoding cell shape determination protein CcmA translates to MQNDNKNKLDLIFHGAVNASGGVYNKVDVQGYGKINGDVECESLHCAGHVSITGNLIGSSARVEGNASIKGKVKMDTMSVYGQLDVADDLNFTSLKVGGNVKVQGNMAGEDVKVHGSLKTAGDCEAEVFRANGAFSIGGLLNAGRIEVLLHGNCEAKEMGGEHIEVRRTGNSTLGKLLKHFLNNTLSVETIEGDEIYLENTKAKVVRGNKVEIGPDCEIDLVEYSTECKQDPNSQIKTMTQR
- a CDS encoding aminopeptidase, giving the protein MLDTRIVKLATNLLSHSVRLKEKESLLIEVRGEGHALAKELVKQAYDMGAYPFVRIIDPSIQRELMLGASAERATHLAKWEEPMYKDLDTYIVINGPSNDSEMADVPVERRRAHQSVMQELHDYLTNNVRWTLLNYPTTGLAQNANMSTVAFEDFYFDVCSVDYKKMHEAFLPLQQLMDRTDKVRLVGPGTDLQFSIKDIPSVICSGLRNIPDGEIFTAPVRDSVNGTITYNTATSYMGTKFENVCLKFVDGKIVEATSNNTKRLNEIFDTDEGARFIGEFAIGVHPYILHPMNDILFDEKIAGSFHFTPGRAYDNADNGNRSQIHWDMVNIQRPEYGGGEIWFDDVLIRKDGLFVLPELQGLNPENLKG
- a CDS encoding YhbD family protein, which codes for MDTNVISKKDLLELTGISYGQLYRWKRKNLIPEEWFIRRATFTGQETFFPREQILARIDKILNMKDDLSLDEMADMFSPSMSGTSLTADELLARNIVSTTSLEVFHVFLGSLRTFTFQQALYAYVLEKLLAAGDLSVDEGGGLLQVLVGHYPKFERKPCELIFMRKMGISTFVLVSGSTEMYFDSGVKVVTRLILANCIEELKVKFL
- a CDS encoding RluA family pseudouridine synthase, which gives rise to MSRKDWIEYIVSEQDTGMNVEQIVRQKLNVSGRMMQRLTRSKGILLNRKQPFLQRQVKAGDTIAVRVIERQEQAPRQPQHDTKPEGPITPMPSIDILYEDDHLLIANKPAGMMVHPIKQETDTLVHALAAVLAARGEQTSVHPVHRLDKETSGAILVAKSSYGHQLADKLLREGGIHREYLAVASGVLSEGAGTIDAPIGRDPRHPTKRRVVESGDPAITHYEVQQTSEGMTLARVWLETGRTHQIRVHFAHIGHPLAGDTMYGGARGLLRRQALHASKLSFLHPLLEKEIVVEAPIPSDMKRLMQAEFK